A genomic window from Slackia heliotrinireducens DSM 20476 includes:
- a CDS encoding PH domain-containing protein, which translates to MIDFNNSAFFKMSRIDPKKIVGDVQPLMVQNEQIVGAYKAMRDYVVFTNMRVIAVNIQGVTGKKKDLTSLPYSKISAFSVETSGTFDMDSELEMYFSGLGKVKFEFTGSSDIVQIGQIISAYSLR; encoded by the coding sequence ATGATTGATTTCAACAACAGCGCATTCTTTAAGATGTCTCGCATCGACCCTAAGAAGATCGTCGGCGACGTGCAGCCGCTGATGGTGCAGAACGAGCAGATCGTCGGCGCCTACAAGGCCATGCGCGACTACGTGGTGTTCACCAACATGCGCGTCATCGCCGTCAACATCCAGGGCGTCACCGGCAAGAAGAAGGACCTCACGTCGCTGCCGTATTCGAAGATCTCGGCGTTCTCCGTTGAGACCTCCGGCACCTTCGACATGGACAGCGAGCTGGAAATGTACTTCAGCGGTCTGGGCAAGGTGAAGTTCGAATTCACGGGTTCGAGCGACATCGTGCAGATCGGTCAGATCATCAGCGCGTACAGCCTGCGATAG